The genomic window CTGAGGACCCGGGATCCAGCCGCTCGAAGAGCTCCTCCGCGTGCCCGGCGCGCACGTCCGTGGGCGGCTCGTCCAGGTGCTGCTCGAAGAACGTGCGGTAGCCGGGGTCCAGGCGGCGCAGGTCCAGCTGCTCGTCCGCGCTCGAGCCCATGAGGGTGAACCACCGGTCGATGACCTCGGGCATGAGGTACCAGCTGGGTCCGGTGTCGAACGTGAACCCCTCGGCGGACCACCGCCCGGAGCGCCCGCCGAGCGTGTCCCGCTGCTCCAGCAGGGTGACCCGGTGTCCGTCCCGCGCGAGCAGCCCGGCCGTGGCGAGGCCCGCGAAGCCCCCACCGACCACCACCGTGCGCGGGGCGCCCCCGTCCGGGCTGCCCCGGTGCGCGTTCTCCGGGCGGGTCGGGTGCCGGGTCGTCCGGTTGCCGTCCGTCATGCCGTGACCTCCGTGTCCGCGATGGCGCGCGCCGCGATCTGCAGCTTCACCGCGGTGGGCACGCTGACCCGCCGGGTGCTCAGCTCGCGCGCGGGCACGCGTTCGATGCGCCGGGCCAGTTCGGTGAACAGCCCGTGGGCCATGGACACCGCCCGGCGGGCGCGGCGGTCCAGGGCGAGGATGCCGGGCACGGCGGCGTCGAGGTCCGCGTCGAGGTCCGCGAGCAGGGCGGCCTTCCGGTCCTCGGTGAGGTGGGCGGGATCAGCTCCCGGGAGGTAGGTGCGCCCCAGCTGGTCGTGGTCCGCGCCGAGGTCCCGCAGGAAGTTGACCTTCTGGAACGCGGCTCCCAGGCGGCGGGCCGTGGAGCGCAGCATCTCCCGCTGCTCGGGGGTCTGCGCGCGGGTTCCGGGCATGTCCGTGAACACCTCCAGGCACATCAGACCCACCACCTCCGCGGAGCCGTAGATGTAGTCCTCCAGCGAGGCGCCGTCGTGCTCCGCAACCTCCAGGTCCGCCCGCATGGACGCGAAGAACGGCTCCGTGAGCTCCCGCCCGAACCCGTGGCGGCGGGCGACGTCCGCGAAGCCGTGCACCACCAGGTCCGTGGAGAACCCGGTCTCGAGCGCCCGGTCCACGGCGGCCTCGTACCCGTCCAGCGCCCGGCGCACCGCGCGGTCGTCCAGTCCGGCGGCGCGGGCGGTGCCGTCCACGATCTCGTCCGCAACCCGCACGAGCGCGTAGATCCCGGCGATGTCCCGGCGCACCGGCCCGGGCAGGGTGCGGCACGCGAGCGAGAAGGACGTGGAGTACTCGCCGATCACCACCCCGGAGGACGCCAGCGCCGTCCCGGTGTACAGGCGCAGCGGGGTGTGTGCGCGCTCGGCCGGAAGCTTCATGGGGGTCCTCACTACGAGTCTCGGTTCAGGACGTGGTGGCACAGCGCGTCGAGCTGCTCGCGCTGCGGGCCGGGCAGGGGCAGTCCGTCGAGCAGCTCGCGGGCCCGGTCCACGAGGTCCGTGGCCAGGTCCACAGCGGCCTCCCGCGCACCGGCCGCCGCGAGCGCCTCCCGGGCGCGCTCCACCGTGGTGGCACCCGCCGCGAGGTCCTCGAGCACGCGGCGGGCGTGCGGGGCCTGCATCCCGTGGGCGGTCAGCACCGTGGCCTTGCCCGACCGGAGGTCCGCGTCCACGGACTTGCCCGTAAGCGCCGGGTCCCCGAAGGTGCCCAGGAC from Kocuria rhizophila DC2201 includes these protein-coding regions:
- a CDS encoding phytoene/squalene synthase family protein, which produces MKLPAERAHTPLRLYTGTALASSGVVIGEYSTSFSLACRTLPGPVRRDIAGIYALVRVADEIVDGTARAAGLDDRAVRRALDGYEAAVDRALETGFSTDLVVHGFADVARRHGFGRELTEPFFASMRADLEVAEHDGASLEDYIYGSAEVVGLMCLEVFTDMPGTRAQTPEQREMLRSTARRLGAAFQKVNFLRDLGADHDQLGRTYLPGADPAHLTEDRKAALLADLDADLDAAVPGILALDRRARRAVSMAHGLFTELARRIERVPARELSTRRVSVPTAVKLQIAARAIADTEVTA